In the Rhodospirillaceae bacterium genome, one interval contains:
- a CDS encoding peroxiredoxin, giving the protein MTISNGDKMPSGSFKVMTSDGVKDMSTDDLFNGKKVALFSVPGAFTPTCSNQHLPSYLKNYDAIKAKGFDTIACMAVNDAFVMKAWGEDRGVGDKIVMLADGNGDYTKALGLELDASGFGLGTRGKRFSVVVNNGVAEQVNIDEGGYDLTSAEKTCAV; this is encoded by the coding sequence ATGACAATCAGCAACGGTGACAAGATGCCAAGCGGCAGCTTCAAGGTTATGACCAGCGATGGTGTAAAAGACATGAGTACGGACGACTTGTTTAACGGAAAGAAAGTCGCTCTGTTTTCAGTGCCTGGGGCCTTTACTCCAACCTGCTCCAATCAACACCTGCCCAGCTACTTGAAAAACTATGACGCCATTAAAGCCAAGGGCTTCGACACCATAGCCTGTATGGCCGTGAACGATGCCTTCGTGATGAAGGCTTGGGGCGAAGACCGTGGCGTTGGTGATAAAATCGTGATGCTCGCTGACGGTAACGGAGATTACACTAAGGCTCTCGGCCTAGAGCTCGACGCTTCCGGTTTTGGCCTTGGCACACGCGGCAAGCGTTTTTCTGTTGTCGTCAACAACGGCGTAGCAGAGCAAGTCAACATTGATGAGGGCGGCTACGACCTGACCAGCGCGGAAAAAACCTGCGCGGTCTAG
- the hspQ gene encoding heat shock protein HspQ, giving the protein MSMAWSSHQSREAKFRIGQVVRHRLFPFRGVIFDVDPEFNNTEEWWQSIPEKARPRKDQPFYHVFAENDSSHYVAYVSQQNLLEDETGDPVMHPDIPDYFNEVDDGIYVLHETYKN; this is encoded by the coding sequence ATGTCGATGGCATGGTCTTCACATCAGTCGAGAGAAGCCAAATTTCGCATTGGGCAGGTGGTGCGCCATCGCCTATTCCCGTTTCGGGGCGTTATTTTTGATGTAGACCCGGAGTTTAACAACACCGAGGAGTGGTGGCAGTCTATTCCAGAAAAGGCTCGACCCCGCAAAGACCAGCCGTTTTATCACGTCTTTGCTGAGAACGACTCCTCACACTATGTCGCCTATGTGTCTCAGCAGAACTTGTTGGAGGACGAAACGGGAGACCCGGTCATGCATCCAGATATTCCTGATTACTTCAATGAAGTGGATGACGGTATCTATGTTTTACATGAGACCTATAAGAACTAG
- a CDS encoding class I SAM-dependent methyltransferase — MPESLRNDPDVLEIPESRDFRAYHAFLRSSRNFMDGPLVRQMSKNYDAAIEGDIAPKTADEAFQVLDDLLEFQLYSWCFRHFQRFKYHRPDFGIFDVVNKDRQHIIAVLEEAAKGAGESLRLNDDLELPEYYRFVDFHQHTGGVYSDTTDGVVYEFGRRTTNPAHMDPNLIYRLSYSQFPDRAFDKVLDWGTGHGAGLIEWQKLHPESECYGVDLSAPCLKLAHKRAQEHGFQFKLSQQDVEHLDFEDDTFDCIFHLFMFHEIPPVNLKNALKEAYRVLKPGGVFVGPEFGKGADSPMLEAVQLSHAWNNNETYTAAWIDFDMEKAARDVGYKKVTIEPFKPYTSTPSKKESEVISWRFYQFEK, encoded by the coding sequence GTGCCTGAGTCTTTGAGAAACGATCCAGATGTTTTGGAAATCCCGGAAAGTCGCGATTTTCGAGCCTATCATGCCTTTTTGCGATCATCCCGTAATTTTATGGATGGTCCGCTGGTGCGGCAGATGAGCAAAAACTATGACGCAGCCATTGAGGGCGATATAGCGCCCAAAACGGCTGACGAAGCCTTTCAAGTTTTAGACGACTTGCTGGAGTTCCAGCTTTATTCCTGGTGTTTTAGGCATTTTCAAAGATTTAAGTATCACCGGCCAGACTTCGGGATATTCGACGTAGTAAACAAAGACCGTCAGCATATCATCGCAGTGTTAGAAGAAGCGGCCAAAGGTGCCGGAGAAAGTCTTCGGCTAAATGATGATTTGGAATTACCTGAGTATTATCGTTTCGTAGATTTTCATCAGCATACAGGTGGGGTTTACTCAGATACAACAGATGGGGTGGTCTATGAGTTTGGTCGCCGTACAACCAATCCAGCGCATATGGATCCGAATCTGATCTATCGCTTGTCTTATAGTCAGTTTCCAGATCGTGCCTTTGATAAGGTACTGGATTGGGGCACGGGCCACGGTGCGGGCCTGATAGAATGGCAAAAACTTCATCCAGAGTCCGAGTGTTATGGTGTCGATCTTTCGGCTCCGTGTCTCAAATTGGCGCATAAAAGGGCACAAGAACACGGCTTCCAATTCAAGCTGTCACAGCAGGATGTTGAGCATCTCGATTTTGAAGATGATACCTTCGACTGTATTTTTCATCTTTTTATGTTTCACGAAATTCCACCAGTGAATCTTAAGAATGCGCTCAAAGAAGCCTATCGCGTTCTGAAACCAGGAGGTGTTTTTGTTGGGCCCGAGTTTGGTAAGGGTGCGGACTCGCCCATGCTTGAAGCTGTTCAGTTGTCTCATGCTTGGAACAACAACGAGACCTACACGGCGGCCTGGATTGATTTTGATATGGAAAAGGCAGCACGCGATGTTGGTTATAAAAAGGTAACCATAGAACCCTTTAAGCCATACACTTCCACACCTTCAAAAAAGGAATCAGAGGTCATATCGTGGCGTTTCTACCAATTTGAAAAGTAA
- a CDS encoding MFS transporter, translated as MSDTVNEARTTQPPYPNSKYAWYVTSLMLLAYILSFIDRQIMSLLIEPIKADLELTDLQIGLILGPAFAIFYVTLGIPIGWLADRKSRRNIIGLGITVWCLMTAACGLAKNFPQLFMARIGVGAGEAVLTPSALSLISDYFPQKKRARAVSLYMSGISLGQGLANLLGGPLIAFLLSIPPLVFPIVGELQAWQTAFMIVGLPGLLLALLMLTVKEPLRRGLIEIKSSSASTSREVSFKDGMAFLFVRWKAYGSLFFGMSVVTLVGYTGFWNAPLFERTWGWDIARIGITLGTASLIFGPIGANAGGWLADKLTKMGGKDGPMRAMFYGVILTVITNIAYPLMPTGVWATVVYIPSLLGGAAASACGAAAVVHIAPNQVRAQATAIYWLIINVVGLMLGPTSVGLITDLLGDPSMLKYSMAVIPLVVGVPAILLIAWGLKYYAAAADEAQEWAEKA; from the coding sequence ATGAGCGACACAGTTAATGAGGCACGGACAACGCAGCCGCCGTATCCAAACTCTAAATATGCATGGTACGTCACGTCTTTGATGCTGCTTGCGTATATTCTTTCGTTCATAGACCGTCAGATTATGAGTCTGTTAATCGAGCCGATCAAAGCAGACCTCGAACTCACCGACTTACAGATCGGGCTCATTCTCGGCCCAGCCTTCGCTATCTTTTACGTCACACTTGGCATTCCAATTGGGTGGCTAGCCGACCGCAAAAGCCGGCGCAATATTATAGGTCTCGGCATTACTGTTTGGTGCCTCATGACGGCAGCTTGCGGCCTAGCCAAAAATTTCCCGCAACTCTTTATGGCCCGCATTGGCGTTGGTGCCGGTGAAGCTGTTTTAACGCCAAGCGCACTGTCTCTCATCAGTGATTACTTCCCGCAGAAAAAACGGGCTCGCGCAGTTAGCCTCTACATGTCTGGCATTTCACTAGGGCAAGGACTTGCGAACCTTCTGGGAGGCCCACTGATTGCTTTTCTACTTTCCATACCTCCTCTCGTTTTCCCCATCGTTGGCGAACTACAAGCCTGGCAGACAGCATTTATGATTGTTGGCCTTCCTGGCCTCCTGCTGGCACTCCTCATGCTGACGGTAAAAGAACCTCTGCGGCGCGGCTTAATTGAAATTAAGTCTTCAAGCGCCAGCACAAGCAGAGAAGTGAGTTTTAAAGATGGCATGGCCTTTTTGTTTGTACGCTGGAAAGCTTATGGCAGCCTTTTCTTCGGCATGTCTGTTGTCACATTGGTTGGCTACACAGGGTTTTGGAATGCGCCTCTTTTCGAACGCACCTGGGGATGGGACATCGCTAGAATTGGCATCACACTTGGAACAGCTAGTCTAATATTTGGTCCAATCGGTGCCAATGCGGGGGGATGGCTTGCGGACAAATTGACCAAGATGGGCGGCAAAGATGGCCCCATGCGTGCCATGTTTTATGGCGTAATTCTTACGGTCATAACCAACATTGCTTACCCCCTCATGCCAACAGGGGTTTGGGCAACCGTTGTGTATATTCCTTCCCTTCTTGGTGGGGCCGCCGCATCAGCTTGTGGCGCAGCCGCTGTGGTACATATTGCACCCAACCAGGTGCGCGCGCAGGCAACTGCCATATATTGGTTGATCATCAACGTTGTCGGTCTGATGTTAGGGCCGACATCCGTTGGGCTTATCACCGACCTGTTGGGCGACCCGAGTATGTTAAAATACTCAATGGCCGTTATACCACTTGTCGTCGGTGTGCCAGCGATCCTGCTGATTGCCTGGGGCTTAAAGTATTATGCCGCTGCGGCTGATGAAGCTCAAGAATGGGCTGAAAAAGCCTGA
- a CDS encoding ATP-binding protein gives MGLSKGQAKLWAIALFSISTLVFGVVWQVAKDRTSALEGSGRVTQQLSLTLEASIVGGLRSAELAADHVATVTAGHLKPDGDPDDTAIAFWVETLRELNFLHGISYIKADGSIPSTAVRMDAESVQVIKRLFDGSEWPAYTMHLQKGEDRIFLGDPIRSFFVEGEWILPLTQAIRDANGDLVGVVYIDIALKTFLSLFEEVLPPGMNSVALFHDDGRLLFAYPFVDAVIGKSYKDLNLFKVRLAESNAGTYQAQSQLNRDMRVLSYRSVGGWPLVLTVDLSNAEVLAPWRKSAFAYGLAATGAATVILTLTLWLTLQFRRDDENRRTLLLKERSLEESQRLAEIGHFERDILTSEIIWGENMYAIHGVEPEEFAPSRPAFLDLVVEESREDVVRNVGAFDNPPADGHFEARICRPCDGAVRTMTYDWRIIRDQDGRAIKAFGVAQDVTDLRRTERKVRENEIRLRDITECMSDFIWEVDENGVITYFESGSHNPMLNIQIGVTKDQNIDLTEGLTDRSMMLQAMAQQEPFRNLIIALRDKQDEARWVRISANPMYDSKNTFIGYRGAGADVTEQRRQRLQQAEREKSDALDRLAGGIAHEINNLLQPVVVYSAMGETEAPEIERTQGYFRKIYMASQQAIRIVQDILTFAREGRAKVETISLSSAVKDGLDLMRPTLPSTLILDQFWFDEEVNVSANAGGVHQVLFNLVRNAVDAAGPNGTVIIETGTSVLYSKDSDPWTVLPGRYGFFSVADNGPGLDEQTLSKIFDPFFTTKPRGVGTGLGLSVVAGLVREWGGAVDVVSFKGKTTFTVFVPLVGALKQAAE, from the coding sequence ATGGGTCTTTCAAAAGGACAAGCGAAGCTCTGGGCTATTGCACTGTTTTCAATCTCGACTCTGGTTTTCGGTGTTGTATGGCAGGTCGCTAAAGACCGTACTTCTGCGCTTGAAGGGTCAGGGCGCGTAACCCAGCAACTCTCTCTAACGCTTGAGGCCAGCATTGTCGGTGGGTTACGGTCAGCTGAACTTGCCGCAGATCATGTTGCGACCGTAACCGCAGGTCACCTTAAACCTGATGGCGACCCGGATGATACGGCGATTGCCTTTTGGGTTGAGACCCTTAGAGAATTAAACTTTCTCCATGGCATTTCTTACATCAAAGCTGACGGAAGCATTCCGAGTACAGCCGTGCGTATGGATGCTGAATCTGTCCAGGTGATAAAGCGGTTGTTCGATGGCAGTGAATGGCCAGCTTATACGATGCACCTTCAAAAGGGAGAGGATAGGATTTTCCTGGGAGACCCAATTCGAAGCTTCTTTGTCGAAGGCGAATGGATTTTGCCATTAACGCAGGCCATACGTGACGCAAATGGTGACCTTGTTGGTGTCGTTTATATTGATATAGCCCTTAAAACATTCTTGAGTTTGTTCGAGGAAGTTTTGCCGCCTGGAATGAACTCTGTGGCTTTGTTCCATGATGATGGCAGGCTTTTGTTTGCATATCCCTTTGTCGATGCGGTTATCGGCAAATCGTATAAAGACCTGAATTTATTTAAAGTGCGGTTGGCGGAGTCTAACGCTGGAACCTATCAGGCACAGTCACAACTCAACCGTGACATGCGTGTCTTGAGCTATAGGTCTGTTGGCGGATGGCCTTTGGTTCTTACCGTTGACCTTTCTAATGCTGAGGTATTAGCGCCTTGGCGCAAGAGCGCCTTTGCCTATGGTTTGGCCGCCACAGGTGCAGCAACTGTAATCCTTACTTTGACGCTCTGGCTCACACTGCAATTCCGACGCGATGATGAAAACCGCAGAACATTATTGTTAAAAGAACGCAGCCTTGAAGAGTCACAGCGCTTGGCAGAGATCGGGCATTTTGAGCGTGATATCCTGACGTCTGAAATCATCTGGGGCGAGAATATGTATGCCATTCATGGTGTGGAGCCAGAGGAATTCGCGCCCAGCCGGCCAGCTTTTCTAGATCTCGTTGTTGAAGAATCCCGTGAAGATGTTGTTCGCAACGTTGGTGCTTTTGATAACCCTCCAGCGGACGGTCATTTTGAAGCACGTATCTGCCGTCCATGTGACGGTGCGGTAAGAACGATGACATATGATTGGAGAATCATTCGTGATCAAGACGGGCGTGCGATCAAGGCGTTTGGTGTGGCCCAAGACGTCACAGATTTAAGGCGGACAGAGCGCAAGGTTAGAGAAAACGAGATTAGGTTGCGAGATATCACGGAATGTATGAGCGATTTTATATGGGAAGTCGACGAGAACGGAGTGATTACTTATTTTGAAAGTGGGTCCCATAATCCCATGCTCAATATTCAGATTGGCGTTACGAAAGATCAGAACATTGATCTGACCGAAGGGCTAACAGATCGTTCAATGATGTTACAGGCTATGGCCCAGCAGGAACCGTTCAGAAATCTGATAATTGCGTTGCGGGATAAGCAGGATGAAGCGCGCTGGGTCCGTATATCCGCTAACCCGATGTATGACTCAAAGAATACGTTTATTGGTTACCGTGGGGCTGGCGCAGACGTAACGGAGCAGCGACGACAGCGATTGCAGCAGGCGGAACGTGAAAAATCCGATGCGTTAGATCGCTTGGCAGGTGGTATCGCCCATGAAATCAACAATCTTCTCCAGCCTGTCGTTGTTTATTCGGCCATGGGAGAAACAGAAGCCCCCGAGATTGAGAGAACACAAGGATATTTTAGAAAAATATACATGGCATCACAGCAGGCAATTCGGATTGTCCAAGATATTTTAACATTTGCGCGAGAGGGGCGTGCCAAAGTTGAGACCATTTCGCTATCAAGTGCAGTAAAAGACGGTTTGGATCTCATGAGGCCAACTTTGCCGAGCACGTTAATTTTAGATCAATTTTGGTTTGATGAGGAAGTGAATGTATCGGCGAACGCAGGTGGTGTGCATCAAGTGTTGTTCAACTTGGTTCGGAATGCTGTCGATGCCGCAGGGCCAAATGGCACTGTCATAATCGAAACTGGAACATCTGTACTGTACTCAAAAGATTCTGATCCCTGGACGGTTTTACCCGGACGGTATGGCTTTTTCTCTGTAGCGGACAACGGCCCGGGTTTGGATGAGCAAACTCTGAGTAAAATCTTTGATCCGTTTTTCACAACCAAACCCCGAGGCGTTGGGACTGGCTTAGGGTTGTCTGTCGTGGCGGGTTTAGTGCGTGAGTGGGGTGGGGCTGTCGATGTTGTGTCGTTTAAGGGTAAAACGACGTTTACGGTTTTTGTGCCGTTGGTTGGCGCTTTAAAGCAAGCGGCTGAATGA
- a CDS encoding methyltransferase domain-containing protein, with amino-acid sequence MLPLPTYDFLPTGTHDEEAREDFCRVLAVKLAADLRPRLKKLFETEVRPAFQEEYGHPPDFREIAREMRRTTPSQLWYRLRTDNQDRMYAVTGDMISRQARDISTKVLKAAGTHGSLTLDSNLEMPSYLTAMDIHRKPGGYHAENFKDDVSPGAQYDRTIAVHNMGSQGINNDDPGQSIAHWINTTYPSLKPNRILDLGCTIGNNTLPYAEVFPEADVYGLDVSAPCLKYAHARACALGIDVHFCQANAENTKFNNESFDLIVSRILLHETSAKALPNIIKECHRLLKPGGMMIHSDAPQFESLSPYQASLRDWDATCNNEPFMTTVYSMSLQDLYSNCGFDESSYIETTVPGRYIQSHLINPNATPGFAATYYFTGAVKT; translated from the coding sequence ATGCTGCCGCTTCCAACATATGATTTTTTGCCGACCGGAACTCATGACGAAGAGGCACGAGAAGATTTCTGCCGGGTTCTCGCGGTTAAACTTGCGGCAGATCTTCGACCACGCCTAAAAAAGCTGTTTGAAACAGAAGTCAGACCAGCTTTTCAAGAAGAGTATGGGCATCCCCCTGACTTCAGGGAAATCGCTAGGGAGATGCGCCGGACAACACCTAGCCAACTGTGGTATCGGCTGCGCACCGACAATCAAGACCGTATGTATGCTGTGACCGGCGACATGATTTCACGCCAAGCGAGAGACATATCTACAAAGGTTTTGAAAGCAGCTGGCACCCATGGATCTTTAACCTTAGACTCGAATTTGGAAATGCCGTCCTACCTGACGGCTATGGATATTCACAGGAAACCCGGTGGCTATCATGCGGAGAACTTCAAAGACGATGTATCTCCAGGGGCTCAATATGACCGGACCATCGCCGTGCATAACATGGGAAGCCAAGGAATCAACAATGATGACCCTGGGCAAAGCATTGCACATTGGATCAATACTACTTATCCAAGTTTAAAGCCGAATCGTATTCTGGATTTGGGCTGCACCATCGGCAACAATACACTTCCTTATGCAGAAGTTTTTCCTGAAGCAGATGTGTATGGATTGGATGTGAGCGCTCCTTGCTTGAAGTATGCCCATGCGAGAGCTTGTGCCCTAGGAATTGACGTTCATTTTTGCCAAGCCAATGCCGAGAACACAAAATTTAACAACGAGAGCTTTGACCTTATCGTCTCTCGCATCTTACTACACGAGACCTCTGCAAAAGCTCTGCCGAACATCATAAAAGAGTGTCATAGGTTGTTGAAACCCGGAGGCATGATGATTCACTCAGACGCACCTCAGTTTGAGTCCCTCTCGCCCTACCAAGCTTCGCTCAGAGATTGGGATGCGACGTGCAATAACGAGCCCTTCATGACGACCGTCTACAGCATGTCCTTACAAGACCTTTATTCGAACTGTGGTTTTGACGAGTCATCTTATATCGAGACAACAGTGCCAGGACGATACATCCAATCTCACTTAATTAACCCAAATGCGACACCCGGTTTTGCAGCGACCTACTACTTTACCGGCGCGGTCAAAACCTAA
- a CDS encoding cupin domain-containing protein: MARPHIEFIHAQNLDWQTGLLPAPFADIECKMLSQDDETGACSTILRYPKGWSASDTQHFNAGHEFLVLEGSMDLNDQHYPFDSYGYLPAGLTHENWKTDDGAVVLTFFSATLVSAPGPGNMTEDAIPYLYLHDMKWTSADVDPDLDFLRIAHKILRKDETLGETTMILNCGAQSHPTDWAEAALAHPCVEEMFLLSGDIIADRGIMNAGSYFWRPPHIWHGPFGSRNGNLCLIRFMEGKHVNIWGEEKLPFSLTPEYSPDLPESLANLKDKPFSPPTPY, encoded by the coding sequence ATGGCACGCCCACACATTGAGTTTATTCATGCTCAGAACTTGGATTGGCAAACGGGTCTGTTGCCAGCGCCATTCGCAGACATTGAGTGTAAGATGCTGAGCCAGGACGATGAAACGGGCGCCTGCTCGACCATACTCAGGTATCCGAAAGGATGGTCGGCCTCGGATACTCAACACTTTAATGCTGGCCATGAATTCTTGGTTCTAGAAGGATCAATGGATTTAAATGATCAGCATTACCCGTTTGACAGTTACGGTTATCTTCCTGCCGGACTGACTCACGAAAATTGGAAAACTGACGATGGCGCTGTAGTGCTCACCTTCTTTTCCGCCACACTAGTCTCCGCGCCAGGCCCAGGAAACATGACGGAAGACGCTATTCCCTATCTTTATCTGCACGACATGAAATGGACTTCAGCTGATGTGGACCCTGACCTGGACTTCCTCCGGATCGCCCACAAAATTCTTCGTAAAGACGAAACCCTGGGCGAAACAACCATGATTTTAAACTGTGGCGCACAAAGCCACCCCACTGATTGGGCGGAAGCCGCCCTTGCCCATCCGTGTGTTGAAGAAATGTTTTTGCTGTCGGGTGACATTATTGCCGACCGCGGCATCATGAACGCAGGGTCTTATTTTTGGCGGCCCCCTCACATTTGGCACGGCCCCTTCGGCTCTCGGAACGGCAACCTGTGCCTCATTCGGTTCATGGAAGGTAAGCACGTCAACATCTGGGGCGAAGAGAAACTGCCCTTCAGCCTGACACCTGAGTACAGTCCAGACTTGCCCGAGTCCCTCGCCAACTTGAAGGACAAACCATTTTCTCCACCAACACCTTACTAA